A single Anopheles arabiensis isolate DONGOLA chromosome 2, AaraD3, whole genome shotgun sequence DNA region contains:
- the LOC120898503 gene encoding myogenesis-regulating glycosidase isoform X1: MHKGATTDEPHGTSRQGHGRQSKAGVPIEKENIPFVDSDHEDQCFDDGGDRLAAAISSRSTVDQEYDIMTESQENLARAYITGRNAAGPSLAERRMQEKLTVSIDTSSNDGDLIEEARDKATELKLIDERARGLRRNSISLPSLNVNELEVLRSAHECENGSKISVMESGSDSLSDGTTVTPETPTTPANLKPMLQFNDDSSSDEDDKPRSKNLFRTKRRSSIAPLPALRLNDKEMMSNDFDTHSVLSNQASITSVNSLASLLKEKMQNVPAIIRKKKRETKDYKLRVFVGMLFLIIVFLVGYAYVMYNQKLLAKSYFESIKFHKKTRNFRLLDGKGGELLTGVLGTSLNIEQPYNCLPKDLKDDGSVCYEWNSKARLYMNLAKSPGPDIKCYSFQWESLLADLYPTDCFDVSEERGFWYGGGLTKGIEYILGKATIPAGPFVTGDINMHQWGNALKRYFLNSRGVAIQVDEKTPLYVSVNTDSGKRLCLQGKNDKFAFVNQQTRFPELKYTVCSGPDMKTLHNGLMQKSLWDGLTERDNDVIKSLLREPVWQIPASKQEDLTEVAIYNYTESIIALGYLRLGHVLVNEFWQRTIGDFRLDSERFPTLDETVNILHRRGFRVSFMIQPFISTESSNFREAVAKKLLIFERESERSIPALTRYKSTTSAGVLDVTNNASIPWLAEQLKKISETVEIDSYFVDFGTAFNIPRYYQCSQTLVNPDEYKNYFMERFEGTLSIFGVSSAISVPRPPAFLSLPPVNSSWSGLQSIIPTMLSYGIIGFPFLMPGPVGGDFVLPTQQLKKMYSYYSFELPPLPDKELYIRWLQLATFLPVLRFTHLPSEYRDETVTVIAKELADIRQRVLPLLERFSSIAMDEGLPIIRPLWMLDSTDVNCFSIDDEFSIGDGMIVAPVLKKGETVREVYLPQGVWKDGIDESLRKGSRWIHNYHVPQNKVAYFIKMPDNTRF; encoded by the exons ATGCACAAAGGTGCTACAACGGATGAACCACATGGAACGTCACGGCAAGGGCACGGTCGGCAGTCCAAGGCAGGCGTCCCAATCGAGAAAGAGAACATCCCCTTTGTCGATTCGGATCACGAAGACCAATGCTTTGACGACGGCGGCGATCGTTTGGCAGCCGCGATCAGTAGTAGATCGACAGTTGACCAAGAGTACGACATTATGACGGAAAGCCAGGAGAATCTCGCTCGAGCCTATATTACTGGCCGCAACGCAGCTGGTCCCAGCCTTGCCGAAAGAAGAATGCAGGAAAAACTAACAGTTTCCATCGACACTAGCAGTAATGATGG GGATTTGATCGAAGAGGCCAGGGACAAAGCTACGGAGCTGAAACTGATCGACGAACGAGCTAGAGGTTTGCGTCGAAACTCCATTTCCTTACCAAGCCTGAATGTGAATGAGCTGGAAGTACTGAGATCAGCGCATGAATGTGAAAATGGTTCAAAAATATCG GTCATGGAATCTGGATCAGATTCTCTGTCGGACGGAACTACGGTTACCCCAGAAACTCCTACTACACCAGCAAACCTCAAACCAATGCTACAGTTTAATGATGATAGCAGTAGCGACGAGGACGATAAACCCCGTAGCAA AAACCTCTTCCGGACTAAACGACGCTCCTCGATTGCACCACTGCCCGCCTTGAGATTAAACGACAAGGAGATGATGTCGAACGACTTCGATACGCACAGCGTGCTAAGCAATCAGGCTTCGATCACCAGCGTAAACTCATTGGCCAGCTTGCTGAAGGAAAAAATGCAG AACGTACCTGCTATCATTCGCAAGAAAAAGCGCGAAACTAAAGACTACAAGCTTCGCGTGTTTGTCGGGATGTTATTCCTTATCATAGTATTTCTG GTTGGCTATGCGTACGTTATGTACAACCAGAAGCTGTTGGCCAAGTCGTACTTCGAGAGCATTAAGTTTCACAAGAAAACTAGGAACTTTCGACTGCTGGATGGGAAAGGGGGCGAGCTGTTAACGGGGGTGTTGGGAACATCGCTGAATATCGAGCAGCCGTACAACTGCTTGCCGAAGGATCTGAAGGACGATGGCAGTGTTTGTTATGAGTGGAACTCAAAGGCGAGACTTTACATGAATCTAGCCAAATCGCCAGGACCGGACATCAAATGCTACTCGTTTCAGTGGGAGTCTTTGCTAGCTGATCTCTACCCGACGGACTGTTTCGATGTTTCCGAGGAGCGTGGCTTCTGGTATGGCGGAGGATTGACCAAGGGCATTGAATACATTCTCGGGAAAGCAACGATTCCTGCCGGACCGTTCGTGACTGGTGACATCAACATGCATCAGTGGGGCAACGCACTGAAGCGATATTTTCTAAACTCACGCGGAGTTGCCATTCAAGTGGACGAGAAGACGCCTCTATACGTAAGCGTAAACACCGATTCCGGCAAACGGCTGTGTTTGCAGGGCAAAAACGACAAATTTGCCTTTGTAAATCAGCAGACGCGCTTCCCAGAGTTGAAGTACACCGTTTGCTCGGGACCGGACATGAAAACGCTTCACAACGGGCTGATGCAGAAAAGCCTGTGGGATGGATTGACTGAGCGGGATAATGACGTGATAAAGTCTCTGCTACGCGAGCCAGTATGGCAGATACCGGCCTCCAAGCAGGAAGATCTCACCGAGGTGGCCATCTACAATTACACGGAAAGCATCATTGCGCTCGGATATCTGCGGCTAGGGCATGTGCTTGTGAACGAgttttggcagcgcacgatTGGCGATTTCCGGCTGGATTCGGAACGTTTCCCCACGCTGGACGAAACCGTCAACATACTTCACCGGCGAGGCTTCCGCGTTTCGTTTATGATTCAACCGTTCATCAGCACCGAAAGTAGCAACTTCCGGGAAGCGGTCGCCAAAAAGCTGCTTATATTTGAACGCGAATCGGAAAGAAGCATCCCGGCACTAACGCGTTACAAGAGCACTACGAGCGCCGGTGTGTTGGACGTAACCAATAATGCCTCCATACCGTGGCTGGCCGAGCAGCTGAAAAAGATATCGGAAACGGTAGAGATAGACTCCTATTTTGTGGACTTTGGCACTGCGTTCAACATTCCACGCTACTATCAATGCTCCCAGACGCTTGTCAATCCGGACGAGTATAAAAACTACTTCATGGAGCGCTTTGAAGGCACGCTGAGCATCTTTGGTGTGTCGAGTGCCATATCCGTGCCACGTCCACCAGCGTTTCTTAGTCTACCGCCAGTGAATAGCTCGTGGAGTGGACTGCAAAGCATAATTCCTACGATGCTTTCCTACGGCATTATAGGCTTTCCGTTCTTAATGCCCGGACCCGTCGGTGGAGACTTTGTGCTGCCTACGCAGCAATtaaagaaaatgtattcataCTACTCCTTCGAGCTGCCACCACTGCCTGATAAGGAGCTGTACATCCGATGGCTTCAGCTTGCCACGTTTCTGCCCGTGTTGCGTTTCACTCACCTACCGTCGGAATATAGGGATGAAACGGTAACGGTAATTGCGAAAGAATTGGCCGACATTCGGCAGAGAGTGCTTCCCCTGCTGGAGCGTTTTTCGAGCATCGCCATGGACGAAGGATTGCCGATCATCCGCCCGCTTTGGATGCTGGATTCGACCGATGTGAACTGTTTTTCGATCGACGATGAATTTTCCATTGGCGATGGAATGATTGTGGCTCCCGTGCTCAAAAAAGGAGAAACGGTTCGTGAAG TTTATTTACCGCAGGGCGTTTGGAAGGATGGCATCGATGAGTCATTGCGGAAGGGAAGCCGATGGATACACAACTATCACGTGCCGCAGAATAAAGTAGCGTATTTCATAAAAATGCCCGATAATACGCGCTTCTAG
- the LOC120898503 gene encoding myogenesis-regulating glycosidase isoform X2 → MVNQCSVQRECEMEEFVVEPKYATFSHFGQTGNLFRTKRRSSIAPLPALRLNDKEMMSNDFDTHSVLSNQASITSVNSLASLLKEKMQNVPAIIRKKKRETKDYKLRVFVGMLFLIIVFLVGYAYVMYNQKLLAKSYFESIKFHKKTRNFRLLDGKGGELLTGVLGTSLNIEQPYNCLPKDLKDDGSVCYEWNSKARLYMNLAKSPGPDIKCYSFQWESLLADLYPTDCFDVSEERGFWYGGGLTKGIEYILGKATIPAGPFVTGDINMHQWGNALKRYFLNSRGVAIQVDEKTPLYVSVNTDSGKRLCLQGKNDKFAFVNQQTRFPELKYTVCSGPDMKTLHNGLMQKSLWDGLTERDNDVIKSLLREPVWQIPASKQEDLTEVAIYNYTESIIALGYLRLGHVLVNEFWQRTIGDFRLDSERFPTLDETVNILHRRGFRVSFMIQPFISTESSNFREAVAKKLLIFERESERSIPALTRYKSTTSAGVLDVTNNASIPWLAEQLKKISETVEIDSYFVDFGTAFNIPRYYQCSQTLVNPDEYKNYFMERFEGTLSIFGVSSAISVPRPPAFLSLPPVNSSWSGLQSIIPTMLSYGIIGFPFLMPGPVGGDFVLPTQQLKKMYSYYSFELPPLPDKELYIRWLQLATFLPVLRFTHLPSEYRDETVTVIAKELADIRQRVLPLLERFSSIAMDEGLPIIRPLWMLDSTDVNCFSIDDEFSIGDGMIVAPVLKKGETVREVYLPQGVWKDGIDESLRKGSRWIHNYHVPQNKVAYFIKMPDNTRF, encoded by the exons ATGGTCAACCAGTGTTCTGTGCAGCGCGAGTGTGAAATGGAAGAGTTTGTGGTGGAGCCTAAATATGCCACCTTCAGTCACTTCGGTCAAACAGG AAACCTCTTCCGGACTAAACGACGCTCCTCGATTGCACCACTGCCCGCCTTGAGATTAAACGACAAGGAGATGATGTCGAACGACTTCGATACGCACAGCGTGCTAAGCAATCAGGCTTCGATCACCAGCGTAAACTCATTGGCCAGCTTGCTGAAGGAAAAAATGCAG AACGTACCTGCTATCATTCGCAAGAAAAAGCGCGAAACTAAAGACTACAAGCTTCGCGTGTTTGTCGGGATGTTATTCCTTATCATAGTATTTCTG GTTGGCTATGCGTACGTTATGTACAACCAGAAGCTGTTGGCCAAGTCGTACTTCGAGAGCATTAAGTTTCACAAGAAAACTAGGAACTTTCGACTGCTGGATGGGAAAGGGGGCGAGCTGTTAACGGGGGTGTTGGGAACATCGCTGAATATCGAGCAGCCGTACAACTGCTTGCCGAAGGATCTGAAGGACGATGGCAGTGTTTGTTATGAGTGGAACTCAAAGGCGAGACTTTACATGAATCTAGCCAAATCGCCAGGACCGGACATCAAATGCTACTCGTTTCAGTGGGAGTCTTTGCTAGCTGATCTCTACCCGACGGACTGTTTCGATGTTTCCGAGGAGCGTGGCTTCTGGTATGGCGGAGGATTGACCAAGGGCATTGAATACATTCTCGGGAAAGCAACGATTCCTGCCGGACCGTTCGTGACTGGTGACATCAACATGCATCAGTGGGGCAACGCACTGAAGCGATATTTTCTAAACTCACGCGGAGTTGCCATTCAAGTGGACGAGAAGACGCCTCTATACGTAAGCGTAAACACCGATTCCGGCAAACGGCTGTGTTTGCAGGGCAAAAACGACAAATTTGCCTTTGTAAATCAGCAGACGCGCTTCCCAGAGTTGAAGTACACCGTTTGCTCGGGACCGGACATGAAAACGCTTCACAACGGGCTGATGCAGAAAAGCCTGTGGGATGGATTGACTGAGCGGGATAATGACGTGATAAAGTCTCTGCTACGCGAGCCAGTATGGCAGATACCGGCCTCCAAGCAGGAAGATCTCACCGAGGTGGCCATCTACAATTACACGGAAAGCATCATTGCGCTCGGATATCTGCGGCTAGGGCATGTGCTTGTGAACGAgttttggcagcgcacgatTGGCGATTTCCGGCTGGATTCGGAACGTTTCCCCACGCTGGACGAAACCGTCAACATACTTCACCGGCGAGGCTTCCGCGTTTCGTTTATGATTCAACCGTTCATCAGCACCGAAAGTAGCAACTTCCGGGAAGCGGTCGCCAAAAAGCTGCTTATATTTGAACGCGAATCGGAAAGAAGCATCCCGGCACTAACGCGTTACAAGAGCACTACGAGCGCCGGTGTGTTGGACGTAACCAATAATGCCTCCATACCGTGGCTGGCCGAGCAGCTGAAAAAGATATCGGAAACGGTAGAGATAGACTCCTATTTTGTGGACTTTGGCACTGCGTTCAACATTCCACGCTACTATCAATGCTCCCAGACGCTTGTCAATCCGGACGAGTATAAAAACTACTTCATGGAGCGCTTTGAAGGCACGCTGAGCATCTTTGGTGTGTCGAGTGCCATATCCGTGCCACGTCCACCAGCGTTTCTTAGTCTACCGCCAGTGAATAGCTCGTGGAGTGGACTGCAAAGCATAATTCCTACGATGCTTTCCTACGGCATTATAGGCTTTCCGTTCTTAATGCCCGGACCCGTCGGTGGAGACTTTGTGCTGCCTACGCAGCAATtaaagaaaatgtattcataCTACTCCTTCGAGCTGCCACCACTGCCTGATAAGGAGCTGTACATCCGATGGCTTCAGCTTGCCACGTTTCTGCCCGTGTTGCGTTTCACTCACCTACCGTCGGAATATAGGGATGAAACGGTAACGGTAATTGCGAAAGAATTGGCCGACATTCGGCAGAGAGTGCTTCCCCTGCTGGAGCGTTTTTCGAGCATCGCCATGGACGAAGGATTGCCGATCATCCGCCCGCTTTGGATGCTGGATTCGACCGATGTGAACTGTTTTTCGATCGACGATGAATTTTCCATTGGCGATGGAATGATTGTGGCTCCCGTGCTCAAAAAAGGAGAAACGGTTCGTGAAG TTTATTTACCGCAGGGCGTTTGGAAGGATGGCATCGATGAGTCATTGCGGAAGGGAAGCCGATGGATACACAACTATCACGTGCCGCAGAATAAAGTAGCGTATTTCATAAAAATGCCCGATAATACGCGCTTCTAG
- the LOC120898503 gene encoding myogenesis-regulating glycosidase isoform X3: MMSNDFDTHSVLSNQASITSVNSLASLLKEKMQNVPAIIRKKKRETKDYKLRVFVGMLFLIIVFLVGYAYVMYNQKLLAKSYFESIKFHKKTRNFRLLDGKGGELLTGVLGTSLNIEQPYNCLPKDLKDDGSVCYEWNSKARLYMNLAKSPGPDIKCYSFQWESLLADLYPTDCFDVSEERGFWYGGGLTKGIEYILGKATIPAGPFVTGDINMHQWGNALKRYFLNSRGVAIQVDEKTPLYVSVNTDSGKRLCLQGKNDKFAFVNQQTRFPELKYTVCSGPDMKTLHNGLMQKSLWDGLTERDNDVIKSLLREPVWQIPASKQEDLTEVAIYNYTESIIALGYLRLGHVLVNEFWQRTIGDFRLDSERFPTLDETVNILHRRGFRVSFMIQPFISTESSNFREAVAKKLLIFERESERSIPALTRYKSTTSAGVLDVTNNASIPWLAEQLKKISETVEIDSYFVDFGTAFNIPRYYQCSQTLVNPDEYKNYFMERFEGTLSIFGVSSAISVPRPPAFLSLPPVNSSWSGLQSIIPTMLSYGIIGFPFLMPGPVGGDFVLPTQQLKKMYSYYSFELPPLPDKELYIRWLQLATFLPVLRFTHLPSEYRDETVTVIAKELADIRQRVLPLLERFSSIAMDEGLPIIRPLWMLDSTDVNCFSIDDEFSIGDGMIVAPVLKKGETVREVYLPQGVWKDGIDESLRKGSRWIHNYHVPQNKVAYFIKMPDNTRF; this comes from the exons ATGATGTCGAACGACTTCGATACGCACAGCGTGCTAAGCAATCAGGCTTCGATCACCAGCGTAAACTCATTGGCCAGCTTGCTGAAGGAAAAAATGCAG AACGTACCTGCTATCATTCGCAAGAAAAAGCGCGAAACTAAAGACTACAAGCTTCGCGTGTTTGTCGGGATGTTATTCCTTATCATAGTATTTCTG GTTGGCTATGCGTACGTTATGTACAACCAGAAGCTGTTGGCCAAGTCGTACTTCGAGAGCATTAAGTTTCACAAGAAAACTAGGAACTTTCGACTGCTGGATGGGAAAGGGGGCGAGCTGTTAACGGGGGTGTTGGGAACATCGCTGAATATCGAGCAGCCGTACAACTGCTTGCCGAAGGATCTGAAGGACGATGGCAGTGTTTGTTATGAGTGGAACTCAAAGGCGAGACTTTACATGAATCTAGCCAAATCGCCAGGACCGGACATCAAATGCTACTCGTTTCAGTGGGAGTCTTTGCTAGCTGATCTCTACCCGACGGACTGTTTCGATGTTTCCGAGGAGCGTGGCTTCTGGTATGGCGGAGGATTGACCAAGGGCATTGAATACATTCTCGGGAAAGCAACGATTCCTGCCGGACCGTTCGTGACTGGTGACATCAACATGCATCAGTGGGGCAACGCACTGAAGCGATATTTTCTAAACTCACGCGGAGTTGCCATTCAAGTGGACGAGAAGACGCCTCTATACGTAAGCGTAAACACCGATTCCGGCAAACGGCTGTGTTTGCAGGGCAAAAACGACAAATTTGCCTTTGTAAATCAGCAGACGCGCTTCCCAGAGTTGAAGTACACCGTTTGCTCGGGACCGGACATGAAAACGCTTCACAACGGGCTGATGCAGAAAAGCCTGTGGGATGGATTGACTGAGCGGGATAATGACGTGATAAAGTCTCTGCTACGCGAGCCAGTATGGCAGATACCGGCCTCCAAGCAGGAAGATCTCACCGAGGTGGCCATCTACAATTACACGGAAAGCATCATTGCGCTCGGATATCTGCGGCTAGGGCATGTGCTTGTGAACGAgttttggcagcgcacgatTGGCGATTTCCGGCTGGATTCGGAACGTTTCCCCACGCTGGACGAAACCGTCAACATACTTCACCGGCGAGGCTTCCGCGTTTCGTTTATGATTCAACCGTTCATCAGCACCGAAAGTAGCAACTTCCGGGAAGCGGTCGCCAAAAAGCTGCTTATATTTGAACGCGAATCGGAAAGAAGCATCCCGGCACTAACGCGTTACAAGAGCACTACGAGCGCCGGTGTGTTGGACGTAACCAATAATGCCTCCATACCGTGGCTGGCCGAGCAGCTGAAAAAGATATCGGAAACGGTAGAGATAGACTCCTATTTTGTGGACTTTGGCACTGCGTTCAACATTCCACGCTACTATCAATGCTCCCAGACGCTTGTCAATCCGGACGAGTATAAAAACTACTTCATGGAGCGCTTTGAAGGCACGCTGAGCATCTTTGGTGTGTCGAGTGCCATATCCGTGCCACGTCCACCAGCGTTTCTTAGTCTACCGCCAGTGAATAGCTCGTGGAGTGGACTGCAAAGCATAATTCCTACGATGCTTTCCTACGGCATTATAGGCTTTCCGTTCTTAATGCCCGGACCCGTCGGTGGAGACTTTGTGCTGCCTACGCAGCAATtaaagaaaatgtattcataCTACTCCTTCGAGCTGCCACCACTGCCTGATAAGGAGCTGTACATCCGATGGCTTCAGCTTGCCACGTTTCTGCCCGTGTTGCGTTTCACTCACCTACCGTCGGAATATAGGGATGAAACGGTAACGGTAATTGCGAAAGAATTGGCCGACATTCGGCAGAGAGTGCTTCCCCTGCTGGAGCGTTTTTCGAGCATCGCCATGGACGAAGGATTGCCGATCATCCGCCCGCTTTGGATGCTGGATTCGACCGATGTGAACTGTTTTTCGATCGACGATGAATTTTCCATTGGCGATGGAATGATTGTGGCTCCCGTGCTCAAAAAAGGAGAAACGGTTCGTGAAG TTTATTTACCGCAGGGCGTTTGGAAGGATGGCATCGATGAGTCATTGCGGAAGGGAAGCCGATGGATACACAACTATCACGTGCCGCAGAATAAAGTAGCGTATTTCATAAAAATGCCCGATAATACGCGCTTCTAG
- the LOC120898506 gene encoding cilia- and flagella-associated protein 45-like: MPMQSKHSKNFVKAQAKSNYSNDLPAKQHRPGVYNRHHPQECDLMLRWRPIHLQRDDPYEGKNVVQIMNKDNVRNLLIPSKESSVYPAFWSKEDYERMQDKAKLKTLEDRLAQFKANETEKKNMLEESERRKKRLQEIDRERQQKGGKVGNILEDGEGDRDSDTSPRKIIDRAFLAKQEQEEEVKRANRIILAAKCHIIRDAQIAEKQEIERELRTEELRLEKMMLQENEKALKEEEKKREVNKVLTTQHSEEIRNQLLEREKMRLKEAERIEEEARVLKQAQMAIAEEEKRKEKERHDRVNQVREGLKKAYELSAHYKQVEFEEQRIAELKIQEYMRQRMERQKKIEFERKIAAEVREKEHDRMLKIQQKLLDTKSEKNDMDLRRGQEHIEREFRRREKEAAIKKKELEQQLAVARAAQLEAVKTERAMQLARDEQEHKKAIEKLKVEEAKEMEQKRKQLKLRERYREEIIQQMNLKEQERREKERIAKNEQQALLEAEKKRDRNIKTIIANKIKMMKESQVPERFIKDVERQLNLGK, from the exons ATGCCAATGCAATCGAAACATTCCAAAAACTTTGTAAAAGCTCAAGCCAAATCTAACTACAGCAATGATTTGCCAGCGAAACAACATCGCCCGGGAGTTTACAATCGCCATCA CCCACAGGAATGCGATCTCATGCTTCGATGGAGACCCATTCATCTTCAAAGAGATGATCCGTACGAAGGGAAAAATGTCGTTCAAATCATGAACAAAGACAATGTGCGAAATTTGCTTATCCCCAGCAAAGAATCGTCCGTGTATCCTGCTTTCTGGTCTAAGGAGGACTATGAACGCATGCAGGACAAGGCTAAACTAAAGACGCTCGAGGATCGATTGGCCCAATTTAAAGCAAATGAGacagagaagaagaatatgCTGGAAGAGTCTGAACGGCGCAAGAAACGACTGCAAGAAATTGATCGCGAGCGTCAACAAAAAGGTGGAAAAGTGGGCAACATACTGGAAGATGGAGAAGGTGACCGAGACTCCGATACGAGCCCGAGGAAAATCATCGACCGAGCGTTCCTCGCCAAACAGGAGCAAGAGGAAGAGGTCAAACGGGCCAACCGCATCATTCTGGCCGCCAAATGTCACATTATACGGGATGCACAGATAGCGGAAAAGCAGGAGATCGAGCGGGAACTACGCACGGAGGAGCTGCGCCTCGAGAAAATGATGTTGCAGGAAAATGAAAAGGCACtcaaagaagaggaaaagaaaagggaagtgAACAAAGTGCTCACCACGCAACACTCGGAGGAAATACGTAACCAACTGTTGGAACGCGAAAAAATGCGCCTCAAGGAAGCGGAACGGATCGAGGAAGAAGCGCGCGTTCTGAAACAAGCACAAATGGCAATTGCGGAAGAGGAAAAGCGGAAGGAAAAGGAACGCCACGATCGTGTCAATCAGGTCCGCGAGGGATTAAAGAAGGCATACGAGCTTTCCGCTCACTACAAGCAGGTCGAGTTCGAGGAGCAACGTATAGCCGAGCTTAAAATTCAGGAGTATATGCGCCAGAGAATGGAACGGCAGAAGAAAATAGAATTTGAGCGCAAAATTGCTGCCGAAGTGCGGGAGAAGGAGCACGACCGAATGCTCAAGATTCAGCAAAAACTGCTCGACACCAAATCGGAGAAGAATGATATGGACCTTCGGCGGGGCCAGGAACACATCGAGCGGGAATTTCGACGCCGTGAGAAAGAAGCCGCCATCAAGAAGAAAGAGCTCGAACAACAGTTGGCAGTGGCGCGGGCCGCCCAATTAGAGGCCGTG AAAACGGAACGTGCCATGCAGCTAGCTCGCGATGAGCAAGAGCATAAAAAAGCGATTGAAAAGCTAAAAGTTGAAGAAGCCAAGGAGATGGAACAGAAACGGAAGCAGCTTAAACTGCGTGAAAGATACCGCGAAGAGATCATTCAACAAATGAACCTCAAAGAGCAAGAGCGCCGCGAAAAGGAACGTATTGCTAAGAACGAACAGCAAGCCCTACTGGAAGCGGAAAAGAAACGTGACAG GAACATCAAAACTATTATtgccaacaaaataaaaatgatgaaagAAAGCCAGGTCCCGGAACGTTTCATCAAGGATGTGGAGCGTCAACTCAATCTCGGAAAGTGA